One stretch of Variovorax sp. 54 DNA includes these proteins:
- a CDS encoding Rrf2 family transcriptional regulator has protein sequence MKRDSKLSGVLHVLLHMAELDAPITSEALAAAMQTNPVVVRRLMAGLRQAGFVSSAKGHGGGWVLSCSLGSVTLGDIHNAVGAPALLAMGNRTESPGCIVEQAVNAALDGACQEAEALLLRRLNGITLADLSKDFHRRMTGGGFTLKDIAHAP, from the coding sequence ATGAAACGAGACAGCAAGCTTTCCGGCGTGCTCCACGTGCTGCTGCACATGGCCGAGCTGGACGCACCCATTACTTCCGAGGCGCTCGCCGCGGCGATGCAGACCAACCCCGTGGTCGTGCGCCGGCTCATGGCGGGCTTGCGGCAGGCCGGCTTCGTCAGTTCGGCGAAGGGGCATGGCGGCGGCTGGGTGCTGTCGTGCTCATTGGGTTCGGTGACGCTGGGCGACATCCACAACGCCGTCGGCGCGCCCGCGCTGCTGGCCATGGGCAACCGCACCGAGAGCCCGGGCTGCATCGTCGAGCAGGCGGTGAACGCGGCGCTCGACGGCGCCTGCCAGGAAGCCGAGGCGCTGCTGCTGCGGCGGCTCAACGGCATCACGCTGGCCGATCTTTCCAAGGACTTTCATCGCCGCATGACGGGCGGCGGCTTCACCCTGAAGGACATCGCACATGCGCCATGA